Genomic segment of Pseudothermotoga hypogea DSM 11164 = NBRC 106472:
TACCAGCTTTCGCGCTGGTGGGGATCTTTGTCGTCTATCCTGTCGCAAGGACTGTGGTTCTGAGCTTTCTCGATTCGGATGGCAAATTCGTTGGTCTGGAGAACTACATAAGGGTATTGTCGAGTAGGGAAATTATCAATCTTGAGGGCCTCTCGAGGGGCTTTCCCCTGGGGGCCCTCGTTCACAACTTGTTGTGGATAGCCATACACCTTCCACTGACGCTCGCGTTGGGACTTGTCCTGGCAGTTTTGCTGAGGAATGTGCGTGGAGGTGCCGTGATCAAGTCCATCATTTTTCTCGGAATGGTCATGCCAATGATCGTTGGAGGTGTGATGATCAACTTCATGTTCGATAGAAATCTGGGTATTTTCAATGCTTTCCTGAAAATTTTCGGAATACCAGCAAAGAGCTGGACTGCCTATCCAGACACCGCGCTGCTCGCACTGATTTTTGGCTCGGTATGGCTCTGGGTTGGCTTCTCCACCGTTCTGTATTCGGCTGGTCTTGAGACGATCCCAAAGGATCTCTACGAAGCGGCACAGCTCGATGGTGCTTCTGCTTTGAAGATCTTCACGAAGATAACGATTCCCATGCTTAGACCCATAACAATCGTCGTTGTCACTATGACCTTGCTTTGGGAACTCAAGGTTTTCGACATCGTTTACGTGGCCACGATGGGAGGACCTGGTGGAGCTTCCAACGTGCTGGCTTTGCAGATGTACACGTACGCTTTCAGGGCTATGGATTTCAATAGATCTGCGGTGGTTGCGGTGCTTTTGATGATGTCAACCTTGCTTGTTAGTCTACCTCTGCTCAGAACGTTGAGGGATGATCAATCATGAAACCAAGAAGCATGTTCGTTTCCTTGTTAGGATGGCTTGTTGCACTCGTTTGGATCCTGCCGTTCATGGGCGTTCTCATGACGGCGATCAGACCACTGGACGAGCTTCTCAACGGCTGGTGGAATTTCGCAACGTTCCGGCCAACCATCAACAACTTTTCAGGCGCCTGGAATCACCCGACCGCAGCCCTTTCGAGAGGCATGCTGAACTCCTTGATTGTTGCGATTCCCGCAACGCTCTTACCGCTTTTTCTGGCAACGATGGCGGGCTATGGGCTTTCGAGGTACAGATTCAAACTGAGGACTCCTCTGCTCGCACTCGTGATCATTGCGCTCGCCCTGCCACAACAAACGATCGCCGTTCCTATATTTCAGATGATGAACGCGTTGAACCTCGTGGACACTTACCTTGGATTGATCATCGTTCACACCGCCTGGGGTATTCCTTGGATTGCATTCTTCATGAGAAATTTTTTCACCACGATTCCAAAAGCTATGGAAGAAGCTGCGAGGATAGACGGTGCGAGTGACATAACCATCTTCTTCAAGGTGGTGTTACCGCTCGCGATGCCTGCCATAGGTTCGGCCTTCGCGTTGCAGTTCACCTGGGTCTGGAGTGATTTCTTCCTCGCGCTGATCTTGATATACTCACCTGACAAACTTCTCGCCACACAGCGTATCCCACTGATGAGAGGCGTGTACCATGTGGATTGGGGCTTGCTTTCGTCTGCTGCCATTTTAGTTATGGTCGTTCCCATTGTGGTCTATCTGGTCTTGCAGCGTTACTACATCAAAGGTATGGTTGGCTGGTCCCTCAAATGAGAGGAGGAAGTCCATGAGAGTCAAAGTCGCAGAGAAATCCATAGAGGAGTACCGAGGCTTGGTTGAACAACAGGTGGAAGAGATCAAACAGCTTGCCACATCTCTCAAGGGTTTGAAAGTGGTTCACATCAACGCAACAGCTTACGGCGGTGGCGTGGCTGAGATACTGCAGAGCCTGGTGCCGTTGATGAACTCGGTCGGTCTGAAAACGGAATGGCGGGTTATAGAAGCGCCCGGAGAATTCTTCAACGTCACCAAGAAGTTCCACAACACCCTGCAGGGAGCGGAGATTCCCATCACGGAAGAAGAATGGAAACTCTACGAGGATGTGTGCAGGGCCAACGCTGAACTGATCGACGGGGATGAAGACATCGTGGTGATCCACGATCCTCAACCGGCCGCGATCAGGTCCTTCGCAAAAGCGAAAGCCAGTACGAAGTGGATCTGGCGCTGTCACATAGATCTTTCAACACCGAATCAAACGGTGTGGAATAGGTTTTCCTCGTACGTGAGCGATTACAACAGAATGATCTTCCATCTGGAAGAGTACTTCCCGAGCAACGTGAAAGAAAAATGT
This window contains:
- a CDS encoding carbohydrate ABC transporter permease yields the protein MRNRAKYVAFFVVPAFALVGIFVVYPVARTVVLSFLDSDGKFVGLENYIRVLSSREIINLEGLSRGFPLGALVHNLLWIAIHLPLTLALGLVLAVLLRNVRGGAVIKSIIFLGMVMPMIVGGVMINFMFDRNLGIFNAFLKIFGIPAKSWTAYPDTALLALIFGSVWLWVGFSTVLYSAGLETIPKDLYEAAQLDGASALKIFTKITIPMLRPITIVVVTMTLLWELKVFDIVYVATMGGPGGASNVLALQMYTYAFRAMDFNRSAVVAVLLMMSTLLVSLPLLRTLRDDQS
- a CDS encoding carbohydrate ABC transporter permease; this encodes MKPRSMFVSLLGWLVALVWILPFMGVLMTAIRPLDELLNGWWNFATFRPTINNFSGAWNHPTAALSRGMLNSLIVAIPATLLPLFLATMAGYGLSRYRFKLRTPLLALVIIALALPQQTIAVPIFQMMNALNLVDTYLGLIIVHTAWGIPWIAFFMRNFFTTIPKAMEEAARIDGASDITIFFKVVLPLAMPAIGSAFALQFTWVWSDFFLALILIYSPDKLLATQRIPLMRGVYHVDWGLLSSAAILVMVVPIVVYLVLQRYYIKGMVGWSLK